The Arachis duranensis cultivar V14167 chromosome 2, aradu.V14167.gnm2.J7QH, whole genome shotgun sequence genome has a window encoding:
- the LOC107473494 gene encoding serine/threonine-protein kinase Nek4, giving the protein MEKYEILQQIGKGSFGSALLVRHRHENRKYVLKKIKLARQTDRTRRSAHQEMELVSKVRNPFIVEYKDSWVEKGCFVCIIIGYCEGGDMAEAIKKSNGIHFSEEKLCKWLVQLLMALDYLHANHILHRDVKCSNIFLTKDQDIRLGDFGLAKMLTCDDLASSVVGTPSYMCPELLADIPYGSKSDIWSLGCCVYEMAAHKPAFKALDMQTLINKINKSLVAPLPTLYSSPFRGLVKSMLRKNPELRPSAAELLNHPHLQPYIHKIHLKLNTPRRSTFPFQWHDSSYLRRNRFFEPESVSTISDRYKRLSFSNDRALNPSISGTEVGSLCSAQRAQGSFTYSKERLYDLSVGCVREELNANKSKAAKFSAFDRTPRSQAGKVSTPRRPIIPSIAHTSSKRDSLPASPAAKFAPPTRRASLPLLTPSTGVMATATPYRASVGLLRSLDSPDISVNAPRIDKMAEFPLASCEGNHFFPVRGTSSTSAHCSSSSPGSAECSFTKDKCTVQVVDKASVPTITTGVNSTPAPVSHGSECSEPGATIVSSHSSADSRQRRFDTSSYQQRAEALEGLLEFSARLLQQQRFEELGVLLKPFGPEKVSPRETAIWLTKSFKETAA; this is encoded by the exons ATGGAGAAGTATGAGATTCTTCAACAGATTGGCAAAGGTTCCTTTGGTTCTGCTCTTCTTGTTAGGCACAGACATGAAAACAGAAA GTATGTACTCAAGAAGATCAAACTTGCTCGCCAAACTGACAGAACTCGTAGATCTGCTCATCAAGAG ATGGAACTCGTCTCTAAAGTTCGAAATCCATTTATCGTGGAATATAAAGATTCCTGGGTAGAAAAG GGTTGTTTTGTATGTATCATCATCGGCTATTGTGAAGGCGGAGATAT GGCTGAAGCTATAAAAAAGTCTAATGGTATTCATTTTTCTGAAGAG AAGCTTTGTAAGTGGCTTGTTCAACTGCTGATGGCACTTGATTACTTGCATGCAAATCATATTCTGCACCGTGATGTCAAG TGTTCAAATATATTCTTGACAAAAGATCAAGATATACGTCTAG GTGACTTTGGTCTTGCTAAAATGTTGACATGTGATGATCTTGCTTCCTCG GTTGTCGGGACTCCAAGTTATATGTGTCCAGAGCTTCTTGCTGATATACCTTATGGCTCTAAGTCAGATATCTGGTCTTTAG GATGCTGTGTTTATGAAATGGCTGCACATAAGCCAGCTTTCAAAGCTCTT GATATGCAAAcattgattaataaaataaacaagtctTTAGTGGCTCCACTACCAACCTTGTATTCCAGTCCATT TCGAGGGCTTGTCAAGAGTATGCTGCGGAAAAATCCAGAGCTTAGGCCAAGT GCTGCAGAGTTATTAAATCATCCACATCTTCAGCcttatattcataaaattcaccTGAAACTCAATACCCCAAGAAGAAGTACTTTTCCCTTCCAGTGGCATGATTCGAGTTACTTAAGGAGAAACCGCTTTTTCGAGCCAGAATCTGTTTCTACTATTTCAGACAGATACAAAAGATTATCCTTTAGCAATGACAGAGCTTTGAATCCTAGTATTTCTGGAACTGAAGTAGGTTCTCTCTGTTCTGCTCAAAGAGCACAAGGATCCTTCACTTATTCAAAAGAGAGATTGTATGATCTTTCTGTTGGTTGTGTCCGGGAAGAGTTGAATGCTAACAAGTCGAAAGCAGCAAAGTTCTCTGCTTTCGACAGGACACCAAGATCGCAAGCAGGGAAGGTTTCCACCCCGAGACGGCCGATAATACCGTCGATAGCACATACTAGCTCCAAGCGTGATTCA CTTCCAGCATCTCCGGCCGCAAAGTTCGCCCCACCAACTCGTCGAGCATCTCTTCCACTTCTTACACCTTCAACTGGAGTCATGGCAACAGCTACCCCTTACAGAGCTAGCGTTGGCCTTCTAAGAAGCCTGGACTCACCAGATATTTCTGTCAATGCACCACGAATCGACAAGATGGCAGAGTTCCCTCTAGCATCCTGCGAGGGCAATCATTTCTTCCCCGTTCGTGGCACCTCATCAACGTCGGCTCATTGCTCGTCTAGCTCCCCCGGTAGCGCCGAATGCTCATTCACAAAAGACAAGTGTACAGTCCAAGTTGTGGACAAGGCCAGTGTCCCTACTATTACCACTGGTGTTAATAGCACTCCAGCTCCGGTCTCTCACGGCAGTGAATGCTCTGAGCCCGGGGCAACCATTGTTTCAAGCCATTCCTCGGCTGACTCTCGTCAGCGCAGGTTCGACACCTCGTCGTACCAGCAGCGCGCGGAGGCGTTGGAAGGGTTGCTGGAGTTCAGTGCAAGGCTCCTACAGCAACAGAGGTTTGAAGAGCTTGGTGTGTTGTTGAAACCATTTGGACCTGAGAAGGTTTCACCAAGGGAAACAGCTATTTGGTTGACTAAGAGCTTCAAAGAAACTGCGGCATAA